The following proteins are encoded in a genomic region of Drosophila bipectinata strain 14024-0381.07 chromosome XL, DbipHiC1v2, whole genome shotgun sequence:
- the OtopLa gene encoding proton channel OtopLc isoform X13 → MQRCPYIHEMRERLLDQPRETLQLENMERANLLENRQSASESNQLQGDTYHTSPAHQRTPLVPHDLGEDFNLDFDEDYPIDVRRPKNAKTSLFIVTSLVYAILLIVVCIAYVISDVTTHRLPVLYYETFFTYLYGVSILFLLYVFCFLLQESSCCNGGNGGSKPKPQPKEKKSKKAKNADPADSKDAKGSKDSGKAAKGAAYQEAPVDAEVAVTPKNVRKRKTTHSDPTHGSFFLRVGAIAFGLGAMIYIGLEFGSFFEIPFDSPCHHILIGVNPLLQMIFTFMQMYFIFMNARLNIHRFKVIARFGLMHVVATNICVWIRTLVKESLLEITIYHQKNDPEPGASSIAHSIRQHALRHAGTVLRTHAGPNSEFEVLDGEDILPKDVYKTDNVLSKLVRNTVDGISKSLGMGGDSVTSTTTSTTTTTRAPYTTPGYQWHSTTMARKLKKFITSATTAATNSISGGGSSTSTSSSTSTSTTTTTTTIPPPSSTSTYIPSSSTFTTAFPSSPSQSAGNLETSSSFSGLQRILSSAAAPVDGFGPASTASSGTGAGTGLDAFLASSLSPESSTQGPGASIMNNLFGQGPMENSFQTYTDFGHEESTGLVSFENLESLDNIYPAALSSNIGTLNSTACGRIDIMGTIVYDSAPYLYPFIIEYSLIGAVVLYVMWKHIGRYPGRMNDEDLEHRLEVMLSRRAVAMAQQARSGRVDCVGSSKGLFFGLLLLVGALICLILFFVLVRHQQFSLLAIYLADASHCILMAFAILAIIVGFIRVKNLKFRCEEQSNLNDILLRISAFGLFTYSVFSIIAGSLKVLESEPSLLVTTTGGVAVFQVILQLLFIADVSRRRVHLPEHDRSKPGRQIVTFLLICNVAMFAIYTFEAQKVFANPVSRYVQLEFYGFVPWSIIQRITLPLCIFHRFHSAVTLAEIWKTTYKARLE, encoded by the exons ATGCAGCGGTGTCCCTACATTCATGAGATGCGGGAACGATTGCTGGACCAACCGAGGGAGACACTTCAGCTGGAGAACATGGAGCGGGCCAATCTGCTCGAGAACCGCCAGTCGGCATCCGAATCCAACCAG CTACAAGGCGATACCTACCACACGAGTCCTGCCCACCAGAGGACTCCCCTAGTCCCACACGATCTTGGCGAGGACTTCAATTTGGATTTCGACGAGGACTATCCCATCGATGTGCGACGACCGAAAAATGCCAA GACATCGCTATTTATTGTGACCAGCCTGGTGTATGCGATCCTCCTGATCGTCGTCTGCATCGCTTACGTAATCAGTGACGTGACTACACACCGCCTGCCGGTGCTCTACTACGAGACATTCTTCACCTATCTGTACGGCGTCAGCATACTCTTCCTCCTCTATGTCTTCTGTTTCCTGCTGCAGG AAAGCTCTTGCTGCAACGGCGGCAACGGTGGCAGCAAACCGAAACCCCAGCCCAAGGAGAAAAAGTCGAAGAAAGCCAAGAATGCCGATCCGGCCGATTCGAAGGACGCGAAGGGCTCTAAGGACTCTGGCAAGGCCGCCAAGGGCGCCGCCTATCAG gAAGCACCCGTGGATGCCGAGGTGGCCGTCACCCCGAAGAATGTGCGAAAGAGGAAGACCACCCACAGCGATCCCACCCATGGCAGTTTCTTCCTGCGAGTAGGAGCCATAG CTTTCGGTCTTGGTGCCATGATCTACATTGGACTGGAGTTTGGCTCGTTCTTCGAGATCCCCTTCGATTCGCCGTGCCACCACATTCTGATCGGAGTCAATCCCCTCCTGCAGATGATCTTCACCTTCATGCAGATGTACTTTATATTCATGAACGCCCGG CTGAACATCCACCGATTCAAGGTGATTGCCCGCTTCGGTCTGATGCACGTGGTGGCCACCAATATTTGCGTGTGGATCCGCACCCTGGTCAAGGAATCCCTGCTGGAGATCACCATTTACCACCAGAAGAACGACCCCGAGCCGGGAGCCTCCTCCATTGCTCATTCGATCAGGCAACATGCCCTGCGCCATGCCGGCACAGTGCTCCGGACCCATGCCGGACCCAACAGCGAGTTCGAAGTGCTGGACGGTGAGGACATCCTGCCCAAGGATGTCTACAAGACGGACAACGTGCTGTCCAAGCTGGTGCGCAACACAGTCGATGGTATCTCAAAGAGCCTGGGCATGGGCGGCGACTCCGTGACGAGCACCACCACCagtaccaccaccaccacccggGCACCGTACACCACGCCCGGCTACCAATGGCACAGCACTACTATGGCCCGCAAGCTGAAGAAGTTTATCACCAGCGCCACCACCGCGGCCACCAATAGCATCtccggcggcggcagcagcaccTCCACCAGCTCATCCACCAGTacatccaccaccaccaccaccacaacgaTTCCGCCTCCATCTAGCACCAGCACCTACATCCCATCATCATCGACCTTCACCACCGCATTCCCGTCATCGCCGTCGCAGTCGGCCGGAAATTTGGAGACCAGCAGCAGCTTCAGCGGCCTACAGCGAATCCTCTCCAGCGCCGCCGCGCCAGTCGACGGGTTCGGTCCGGCATCTACCGCCAGTTCGGGTACGGGTGCGGGTACGGGACTGGACGCCTTCCTTGCCAGCAGCCTCAGCCCGGAGAGCAGCACTCAGGGCCCGGGCGCCAGCATCATGAACAACCTCTTCGGCCAGGGACCCATGGAGAACAGCTTCCAGACGTACACGGACTTTGGCCATGAGGAGTCCACCGGCCTGGTCAGTTTCGAGAATCTGGAGAGCCTCGACAATATCTATCCGGCTGCCCTGTCCTCCAACATTGGTACACTCAACTCCACCGCCTGTGGACGCATCGATATTATGGGAACGATTGTCTACGATTCGGCCCCGTATCTGTATCCGTTCATCATCGAGTACTCTTTGATCGGGGCGGTGGTGTTGTATGTGATGTGGAAGCACATCGGCCGCTATCCGGGCCGGATGAACGACGAGGATCTGGAGCACCGGCTGGAGGTGATGCTCTCCCGGCGGGCGGTGGCTATGGCTCAGCAGGCGCGTTCCGGACGCGTCGACTGCGTTGGCTCGTCGAAGGGACTCTTCTttgggctgctgctgctggtcgGGGCCCTCATCTGCCTGATACTCTTCTTCGTCTTGGTGCGCCATCAGCAGTTCTCGCTGTTGGCCATCTACCTGGCCGATGCCAGTCACTGCATCCTGATGGCCTTCGCCATACTGGCCATAATAGTGGGCTTTATCAG AGTCAAGAACCTCAAGTTCCGCTGCGAGGAGCAGTCGAACCTCAACGACATCTTGCTGCGCATCTCGGCCTTTGGATTGTTCACCTACTCCGTGTTCAGCATCATTGCCGGCAGCCTGAAGGTACTGGAGAGCGAGCCCAGTCTATTGGTGACGACCACCGGCGGAGTTGCCGTCTTCCAGGTGATCCTCCAGCTGTTATTCATTGCGGACGTGTCCCGGCGACGTGTCCACCTGCCGGAGCACGACCGGAGCAAGCCCGGCCGCCAGATCGTCACCTTCCTACTCATCTGCAACGTGGCCATGTTCGCCATCTACACATTCGAAGCTCAAAAAGTATTCGCCAATCCTGTAAGTAGATAT GTTCAGCTGGAGTTCTACGGATTCGTGCCCTGGTCGATCATCCAGCGCATCACACTGCCCCTGTGCATCTTCCATCGCTTCCACAGCGCCGTGACACTCGCCGAGATCTGGAAGACCACCTACAAGGCACGCCTGGAGTAA